A region from the Drosophila ananassae strain 14024-0371.13 chromosome 2L, ASM1763931v2, whole genome shotgun sequence genome encodes:
- the LOC123257017 gene encoding collagen alpha-1(I) chain-like, whose translation MGRPAAPIDEEGPPGDGPGGQCSYGDPGGQSKNGGGGPPAEPGTSSAEEEEEPGPEEGGRYPGAGKGAEGGGDRGGAVDERSMGVASPEGEAGAGEASLLPGEEAAEAGAPKGRVGRRWRSSARAELAAGAKEEGGGRGPEEEGKAGQVEHYLADRARKFSGARRPERDTRHPEAIE comes from the exons ATGGGACGTCCGGCGGCTCCAATCGACGaggagggtcctccgggtGATGGCCCGGGGGGCCAATGCAGTTACGGCGATCCCGGTGGGCAAAGCAAgaacggaggaggaggaccaccggccgAGCCAGGAACTTCAAGCgctgaggaggaggaggagccaggacCGGAGGAAGGCGGACGCTACCCTGGCGCTGGCAAGG gagcggaaggaggaggagacagAGGAGGAGCCGTGGACGAgaggtccatgggtgtggccAGCCCCGAAGGTGAGGCCGGGGCTGGAGAGGCAAGTCTCCTGCCCGGAGAAGAGGCCGCCGAGGCCGGTGCTCCAAAGGGCCGAGTCGGCAGGAGATGGCGGAGCAGTGCCCGAGCAGAACTGGCCGCCGGAGCTAAAGAggaaggtggaggaagaggcCCGGAGGAGGAAGGAAAAGCCGGGCAGGTGGAGCATTATCtggcagatcgggccagaaagttTTCGGGTGCGCGGCGGCCAGAACGGGATACGCGTCACCCGGAAGCtatagaataa